The DNA window ACCGGTATTTGGCTAAGTCTTATCTTTTGGGTCATCGCTTCTTTATTACTGCCCCTATTGTACAAGTTTTAAATTATTTATTGAGTTGCCGGTCAACCCTGTCTTCCTGGGAAATTCTGTAATTTAAGCTATTCACATAATCCCTGGCTTTTTTATTACCATATTTCACCCATGCATCCTGAGCCCATTGGATGGCAAGATCATAATCTCCGAGGACCTCATAAGCAACAGCTGTATTATAAGCCAGATATCCCGCTTCTTTGGATGGTGCAATGGTAATGGCATTGCTCCATGTGCGCGCTGCATCCTCCCAGCGATTGACGTCCGCCATTCTTGATCCGGCCGGAATCGCATTTACTTTTTTACTTTTCGAATAAAATTGTCTACGAATTGTAATAGGCATCGGTGTGATTTTATTCACATAAGCGTTTGCCGCTAATTTGGTTACATATTTTGCTGCTTCATTTTTTGATATGAGGTTGGCCACTGCATCATTTATATTCGAACCTGTGGCTTCCCAGGTATTTGTTCTGGTATAAGGTGCCTGGTCAATGATTTGATTGTTTTTTGGATCATACAAACGAAATCCAATCTTTACGCTTTCAATGCCTTCAGCATAATATTCCTTGACCTCTTTTTCTACCGTGTTTTCTCCTTCTTTTACTTTTTTCTTTACCATTCTGTCGCCTCTGGTAACTACAAAATCGGTATCAAAAATTTCTATGGCCAAAACGGCATCAGTTTCATATTGTCTGTTTAACTCCCTAA is part of the Hyphobacterium sp. CCMP332 genome and encodes:
- a CDS encoding tetratricopeptide repeat protein, translated to MKNLYQLFAFSLIVIITFSSCSKMRYVNMQSMRPAAFEVPSHIQSIVIVDRTEFEKEGINILEGVLTGELPGQDKAALQEGIYAMQSTFSRSPRFQIKVATQRLKGNSITAAFPKPIPWRSIRELNRQYETDAVLAIEIFDTDFVVTRGDRMVKKKVKEGENTVEKEVKEYYAEGIESVKIGFRLYDPKNNQIIDQAPYTRTNTWEATGSNINDAVANLISKNEAAKYVTKLAANAYVNKITPMPITIRRQFYSKSKKVNAIPAGSRMADVNRWEDAARTWSNAITIAPSKEAGYLAYNTAVAYEVLGDYDLAIQWAQDAWVKYGNKKARDYVNSLNYRISQEDRVDRQLNK